In a genomic window of Paracoccaceae bacterium:
- a CDS encoding DciA family protein, whose translation MPPRRASTKGFTRTSSLLTGRIRAASESRGFAQSRLLTQWSEVMGKDIAAISRPVEVSYGRGGMGATLTLLTTGANAPMLEMQKEQMRAKVNAVYGYNAIARVRITQTAATGFAEGQVLFEAKTSQAQDPESPPEVRQQAAETASPVRDVGLRDALAQLGENILNKTNR comes from the coding sequence ATGCCACCCCGACGCGCCAGTACAAAAGGCTTTACCCGCACCTCCAGTCTTTTGACGGGGCGGATCAGGGCAGCGTCGGAAAGCCGGGGATTCGCGCAAAGTCGTCTGTTGACGCAGTGGTCTGAGGTGATGGGTAAGGATATCGCCGCCATCTCGCGCCCTGTTGAGGTCAGCTATGGTCGGGGCGGGATGGGCGCGACGCTGACGCTTCTGACCACGGGGGCCAATGCGCCCATGCTGGAGATGCAAAAAGAACAGATGCGCGCCAAGGTGAATGCTGTCTATGGCTATAACGCCATTGCGCGGGTGCGGATCACACAAACTGCGGCTACCGGATTTGCCGAAGGGCAGGTGCTGTTTGAGGCCAAGACATCCCAGGCACAGGACCCGGAGAGCCCGCCAGAAGTGCGCCAACAGGCCGCCGAGACCGCCAGCCCGGTGCGCGATGTGGGGCTGCGGGATGCCCTGGCGCAACTGGGCGAAAACATTCTGAACAAAACAAACCGTTGA
- a CDS encoding DsbA family protein — protein sequence MSRLMIVSAAVAVLGVGAYFVTSPSTTSVTPANPLGAANAQEASAEIDTSTIAEMSLGNPDAPVTVIEYASFTCPHCASFHAGAYKELKADYIDTGKINFVYREVYFDRYGLWASMIARCAGTPEKFFGMADLIYAGQSEWARAGEPTAIVAELRKIGRLAGLDAETMEACLQDGEKAQTLVAWYQENATADGVESTPSFLINGEKHSNMPYADMAAIIDAAAGE from the coding sequence ATGTCGCGTTTAATGATCGTTTCTGCCGCTGTGGCCGTCTTGGGGGTTGGGGCGTATTTCGTGACCTCTCCGAGCACAACGTCGGTGACCCCTGCCAATCCGCTGGGGGCTGCAAATGCGCAAGAAGCCAGCGCAGAGATTGATACATCCACGATTGCCGAAATGTCACTGGGCAATCCGGATGCACCTGTAACCGTGATTGAGTATGCATCCTTTACCTGCCCGCATTGCGCGTCTTTTCACGCGGGCGCCTACAAGGAGTTGAAGGCCGATTACATTGATACCGGCAAGATCAATTTCGTCTACCGCGAGGTCTATTTTGACCGCTATGGTCTCTGGGCCTCGATGATTGCGCGCTGTGCCGGCACGCCGGAGAAATTCTTTGGTATGGCGGACCTGATTTATGCAGGCCAATCCGAATGGGCCCGTGCGGGGGAGCCGACCGCCATTGTCGCAGAGTTGCGCAAGATTGGTCGTCTGGCCGGACTTGATGCAGAGACCATGGAAGCCTGCCTTCAGGATGGGGAAAAGGCGCAGACGCTGGTCGCCTGGTATCAGGAAAATGCAACGGCTGATGGTGTGGAAAGCACGCCCAGCTTTCTGATCAACGGTGAAAAGCACTCCAACATGCCCTATGCCGACATGGCGGCGATCATCGACGCAGCAGCCGGGGAGTGA